CTCGGCATCCTGTGGGACGGCGGTGACGGGCGGGTCTTCGTGTTGTTCGGCGACACCTTCGGCGAGGGCTGGGGCGGCGACGGCGGCGGCCCGAACAGCGCCGACTGGCGCAGCAACGTCCTCGCCTACTCGGCCAGCAGGGACCTGGCCGCCGGTCTCACGCTCGACGGCGTCGTCACGCGCCCGGACGGCACCGCAGCCCAGGTCATCGCGCGGGACGAGCGCCGGGACGAGGTGACCGTCATCCCGAACTCGGGCCTGGCGGTCGACGGGCTCCAGGTCGTGCACTACATGTCCGTGCGGCAGTGGGGCCCGCCGGGGAAGTGGACCACCAACTACTCCGGCCTCGCCGTCTCCGACGACGGCGGGGTCACCTGGGCCAAGCCGTGGAGCGCGCGCTGGATCAACCGCGCCGAGCGGGACGACCCGTTCCAGATGTGTGCGCTGGCCCGCGAGGGCGACCACGTTTACCTCTTCGGCACGACCAACGGGCGGCACGGCGACGCCTACCTGGCCCGCACGGCGATCCCGCACCTGCTGGACGCGTCGTCCTACGAGTACTTCGACGGCCGCGGCTGGA
The window above is part of the Amycolatopsis thermoflava N1165 genome. Proteins encoded here:
- a CDS encoding DUF4185 domain-containing protein, which produces MRVVETEQICKVTGADSINRTDRFAIHGTDLGILWDGGDGRVFVLFGDTFGEGWGGDGGGPNSADWRSNVLAYSASRDLAAGLTLDGVVTRPDGTAAQVIARDERRDEVTVIPNSGLAVDGLQVVHYMSVRQWGPPGKWTTNYSGLAVSDDGGVTWAKPWSARWINRAERDDPFQMCALAREGDHVYLFGTTNGRHGDAYLARTAIPHLLDASSYEYFDGRGWTRDEFAAAPVIPGPVGELSVAYDVHLGQWLAMHLDDPGGAILLRSADRLTGPWSPGQVAVPGHQYPGLYGGYLHPWALDGPDVYYLMSQWGPYNVFLMRSGLEQ